A section of the Campylobacter lanienae NCTC 13004 genome encodes:
- a CDS encoding rhodanese-like domain-containing protein: MNIPNSKIVDIRLPSEWLEFGILEGSHLITYANLSGKVNPLFVSSVENIFKKDDEFYLMCATATRSKEALKLLQKHGFKAVKEIRGGAYYYEKMGAKFDKFDL, translated from the coding sequence ATGAATATACCAAATAGCAAAATAGTAGATATCAGGCTGCCTAGCGAGTGGCTGGAATTTGGGATTTTAGAAGGGTCGCATTTGATAACTTATGCGAATTTAAGTGGCAAGGTAAATCCGCTATTTGTAAGCTCTGTGGAGAATATTTTTAAAAAAGATGATGAATTCTATCTAATGTGTGCTACGGCAACTCGCTCTAAAGAGGCTTTAAAGCTCTTGCAAAAGCATGGATTTAAGGCAGTTAAAGAGATTAGGGGCGGGGCGTATTATTATGAAAAAATGGGTGCTAAATTTGATAAATTTGATTTGTAG
- the serS gene encoding serine--tRNA ligase, giving the protein MINLRLIETNYDELNAKLKAKKVDDGVLAKLLEAYNNLKSKRLELENIQAIQNAKSKELGIKAKNKEDISELKSELDANKKELQSLLGIVSELELNLEKIAKSVPNIIDDDVPLGKDEDDNVCILSVLSPREFDFKPKEHHELGEALGWLDFATGAKISGSRFTILRGDGARLSRALVNFMIDFNMSRGFELVNVPFLVNSNTLYGTGQLPKFADDLYKVDGEDLYLIPTSEVPVTNIYNDEIIPAEKLPIKMTCYSSCFRQEAGSAGRDTRGMIRQHQFEKVELVAITKADSSEAMLDEMVSCASDMLSALGLPHRHMMLCSGDLGFSAAKTIDLEVWLPGQGKYREISSISNTRDFQARRAKIRYKDDKKNILAHTLNGSSLAVGRTLIAIMENYQNSDGTITIPEVLKKYF; this is encoded by the coding sequence ATGATAAATTTAAGATTAATCGAGACAAATTATGATGAATTAAATGCTAAATTAAAAGCCAAAAAAGTAGATGATGGGGTGCTAGCTAAGCTTTTAGAAGCTTACAATAACCTTAAATCCAAAAGGCTTGAGCTAGAAAATATCCAAGCCATACAAAACGCAAAAAGCAAGGAACTTGGCATAAAAGCTAAAAATAAAGAGGATATAAGCGAGTTAAAATCGGAGCTAGATGCTAATAAAAAAGAGCTTCAATCACTCTTAGGCATAGTAAGTGAGCTAGAATTAAATTTAGAAAAAATAGCCAAAAGTGTGCCAAATATCATTGATGATGATGTCCCATTAGGTAAGGATGAAGATGATAATGTCTGTATATTAAGCGTCTTAAGTCCTAGGGAATTTGACTTTAAGCCAAAAGAGCATCATGAATTGGGCGAAGCGCTTGGTTGGCTAGATTTTGCTACTGGGGCTAAGATATCAGGGAGTAGATTTACAATTCTTAGAGGTGATGGGGCTAGGCTATCAAGGGCGCTTGTGAATTTCATGATTGATTTTAATATGAGTCGTGGATTTGAGCTAGTTAATGTGCCATTTTTGGTAAATTCTAATACCCTTTATGGCACAGGCCAACTACCTAAATTCGCCGATGATTTATATAAGGTAGATGGAGAGGATCTATATCTTATCCCTACTAGTGAGGTACCAGTAACTAATATCTATAATGATGAGATTATCCCTGCTGAAAAACTGCCTATTAAGATGACTTGCTACTCATCTTGCTTTAGGCAAGAGGCCGGAAGTGCGGGTCGTGATACTAGGGGGATGATAAGACAGCATCAATTTGAAAAAGTAGAACTAGTAGCAATCACCAAAGCTGATAGTAGCGAAGCTATGCTAGATGAGATGGTAAGTTGTGCTAGCGATATGCTAAGTGCTCTTGGTTTGCCACACCGTCATATGATGTTGTGTAGCGGGGATTTGGGATTTAGTGCGGCTAAGACAATTGATTTAGAAGTTTGGCTACCAGGTCAGGGCAAATATAGAGAGATTAGTTCTATTTCAAATACTCGTGATTTTCAAGCTAGACGAGCCAAAATCAGATACAAAGATGATAAGAAAAATATCTTAGCACATACGCTAAATGGCTCTAGCCTAGCAGTTGGTAGGACGCTAATTGCTATAATGGAGAATTATCAAAATAGCGATGGCACAATAACCATTCCAGAAGTTTTGAAAAAATATTTTTAA
- the der gene encoding ribosome biogenesis GTPase Der, with protein MKEVILVGRPNVGKSSLFNRLARQRIAITSEVSGTTRDTNKTEIQIDDKSCILIDSGGIDESNELFINVKNNTLNAAKYADIIIFMVDGKMLPDDVDKRLFYSLLKLNKPIALVVNKVDSKKDEERSWEFNEFGASVVFNLSVSHATGVDELCEWIYKQLPKSNLKADSDEFDEFLDDFNDSGELDLDNKAIDYENKNIKVGIVGRVNVGKSSLLNALVNDNRSVVSSIAGTTIDPVNESFVYDGRVFEFVDTAGIRKRGKIEGIEKYALNRTQKILEVADIALLVLDASEPFTELDERIAGLVGKFELGVIIVLNKWDKEHGEFDKVAFEIRDRFKFLAYAPIISVSALGKKRIHKLYPLIKEVYQNYTQRIKTSELNALIEEAVKIHPIPRDHGKVVKIFYAAQFGFAPPKIALVMNKPRSLHFSYKRYLLNKLRDKFNLSGTPVILIPKNKGKNETDI; from the coding sequence ATGAAAGAAGTGATACTAGTAGGCCGACCAAATGTCGGTAAAAGCTCGCTTTTTAACCGCTTAGCTAGGCAAAGAATTGCTATAACTAGCGAAGTTAGCGGCACTACAAGAGATACAAATAAGACTGAAATTCAAATAGATGATAAGAGCTGTATTTTAATAGATAGCGGTGGGATAGATGAGAGTAATGAGCTATTTATCAATGTCAAAAACAACACGCTAAACGCCGCAAAATACGCCGATATCATAATCTTTATGGTAGATGGCAAGATGCTTCCTGATGATGTGGATAAAAGGCTATTTTACTCTTTATTAAAATTAAATAAGCCAATTGCGCTTGTGGTAAATAAAGTTGATAGCAAAAAAGATGAAGAGCGTAGCTGGGAATTTAATGAATTTGGTGCTAGCGTAGTCTTTAATCTCTCTGTAAGCCACGCTACTGGAGTTGATGAGCTTTGTGAGTGGATCTATAAGCAGTTGCCAAAATCAAATTTAAAAGCTGATAGCGATGAATTTGATGAGTTTTTAGATGATTTTAATGATAGTGGCGAGTTGGATTTAGATAATAAAGCTATAGATTATGAGAATAAAAATATCAAAGTCGGTATCGTAGGGCGTGTAAATGTAGGTAAATCAAGCCTATTAAACGCACTTGTCAATGACAATCGCTCCGTAGTAAGCAGTATCGCTGGGACGACTATTGATCCTGTTAATGAGAGTTTTGTTTATGATGGTAGGGTTTTTGAGTTTGTTGATACGGCTGGGATTAGAAAGCGTGGCAAGATAGAAGGGATAGAAAAATATGCCCTAAATCGCACTCAAAAAATTCTTGAAGTAGCTGATATCGCCTTGCTTGTGCTTGATGCAAGTGAGCCATTTACTGAACTTGATGAGAGAATCGCTGGACTAGTGGGTAAATTTGAGCTTGGTGTTATCATTGTGTTAAATAAATGGGATAAGGAGCATGGTGAGTTTGATAAAGTGGCGTTTGAGATTAGAGATAGATTTAAATTTTTAGCTTATGCGCCTATTATAAGCGTATCTGCCCTTGGCAAAAAGCGAATTCATAAGCTATATCCGCTCATAAAAGAGGTATATCAAAACTACACTCAAAGGATCAAAACTTCAGAGCTAAACGCACTTATAGAGGAGGCTGTAAAGATCCATCCTATACCAAGAGATCATGGTAAGGTTGTAAAGATTTTCTATGCGGCTCAATTTGGATTTGCCCCACCTAAAATAGCCTTAGTGATGAATAAGCCTAGATCTTTACACTTTAGTTATAAGCGATATTTGTTAAATAAGCTTAGGGATAAATTTAATCTTAGCGGGACTCCAGTGATTTTAATACCAAAAAATAAGGGAAAAAATGAGACAGACATATAA
- the trpS gene encoding tryptophan--tRNA ligase encodes MRILTGLQPSGKLHLGNYFASIKPMIDRQNSSDNEMFIFVANYHAMTSLSNAKSLKSNTIEAAAAFLSLGIDPNRSTFWVQSDVKDVLELYWVLSQLTPMGLVERAHAYKDKVAKGLEANHGLFSYPILMAADILLFNADIVPVGKDQIQHVEIARDLALKFNHTYKEIFSLPKAEVAQNVATIPGTDGAKMSKSYKNTIDIFSDAKTLKKQCGSIVTDSTPLEEPKDWQNCNIYAIAKLFLNKNELGNLQDRYAKGGEGYGHFKAYLNELVWNYFAPARDKFDYYINNQNEVIEILKEGAKKAQKTSDEIIAKVRDAVGIY; translated from the coding sequence TTGAGAATTCTAACAGGACTTCAGCCCTCTGGCAAACTTCATCTAGGCAACTACTTTGCTAGTATCAAACCGATGATAGATAGGCAAAATAGTAGTGATAATGAGATGTTTATATTTGTAGCTAATTATCATGCGATGACCTCTTTAAGCAATGCCAAATCACTTAAATCTAACACCATAGAAGCAGCGGCGGCCTTTTTGTCTCTTGGGATAGATCCTAATCGCTCTACATTTTGGGTTCAAAGCGATGTTAAGGATGTTTTAGAGCTTTATTGGGTTTTATCACAGCTTACGCCGATGGGGCTAGTGGAGAGAGCTCACGCCTATAAAGACAAGGTGGCCAAAGGCTTAGAGGCAAATCACGGATTATTTAGCTATCCGATATTGATGGCGGCCGATATCTTGCTATTTAATGCTGATATAGTCCCAGTAGGCAAAGATCAAATTCAACATGTAGAGATAGCAAGGGATTTAGCACTTAAATTCAATCACACTTATAAAGAGATATTCTCTCTACCTAAAGCCGAAGTAGCTCAAAATGTGGCCACGATCCCAGGGACTGATGGGGCTAAAATGAGTAAAAGCTACAAAAATACAATTGATATATTTAGCGATGCTAAAACACTGAAAAAGCAGTGTGGCTCTATAGTTACTGATAGCACTCCGCTTGAAGAGCCAAAAGATTGGCAAAATTGTAATATCTATGCTATTGCTAAGCTATTTTTAAATAAAAATGAGCTAGGGAATTTACAAGATAGATATGCCAAAGGTGGCGAAGGATATGGGCATTTTAAGGCCTATTTAAATGAGTTAGTATGGAACTATTTCGCACCTGCTAGGGATAAATTTGATTACTATATAAATAACCAAAATGAGGTTATAGAGATATTAAAAGAAGGAGCTAAAAAAGCTCAAAAAACTTCAGATGAAATCATAGCCAAAGTTAGAGATGCTGTGGGAATTTACTAA
- a CDS encoding AI-2E family transporter has product MSEKLRTSKVFYSGFLLVLLAALLYLFKDYLMTMSIGILLAISTLSIQKFSLKISKNSQILATTITIIALFGLFCLPLFYLIFSVFKYLSNLDMNAINESINHIRSYSIALLDKFGFLKPKISEFLATFDINTMVSNSLKYLSSSLSGGVNFAVDMSFIMIFIFFTHYYGAYLSSYVAAVAPIATKEIKEIFNEVSNTMSVVFYSTIVNMVLQGVLFALIVGLYGYDWALFGVLFAFASLIPVVGGALVFVPLCIYELSVSGWINAIIIAVYTIVVISTLADNFIKPLIIKFISRKLIGDETRINELLIFFSMMAGLSSFGFWGIVLGPAILTLFIASFRVYAKR; this is encoded by the coding sequence ATGAGTGAAAAGCTCCGCACTAGCAAGGTGTTTTATTCTGGATTTTTGCTTGTTTTATTGGCGGCTTTATTGTATCTTTTTAAAGATTATTTGATGACTATGTCAATTGGGATTTTGCTAGCTATCTCAACTCTAAGTATCCAAAAATTTAGCTTAAAAATATCCAAAAATAGCCAAATTCTAGCTACTACCATTACTATAATTGCTCTTTTTGGGCTATTTTGTTTGCCGCTTTTTTATCTAATTTTTTCAGTGTTTAAGTATCTTTCAAATTTAGATATGAACGCTATAAATGAGAGTATAAATCATATTAGAAGTTATAGTATAGCTCTGCTTGATAAATTTGGATTTTTGAAGCCTAAGATTAGCGAGTTTTTGGCTACTTTTGATATAAATACTATGGTAAGCAACTCTTTAAAATACCTAAGCTCATCTCTTAGTGGTGGGGTAAATTTCGCTGTGGATATGAGCTTTATTATGATTTTTATATTTTTTACGCATTATTATGGGGCTTATCTTAGTAGTTATGTCGCAGCTGTGGCGCCTATTGCGACTAAGGAGATCAAAGAGATATTTAATGAAGTATCTAATACGATGAGTGTGGTATTTTATTCTACTATTGTAAATATGGTGTTACAAGGGGTTTTGTTTGCTTTGATTGTTGGGTTGTATGGGTATGATTGGGCTTTGTTTGGGGTGCTTTTTGCTTTTGCTTCATTGATACCGGTTGTTGGTGGGGCTTTGGTTTTTGTGCCGCTGTGTATATATGAATTGAGCGTTTCTGGGTGGATTAATGCGATTATAATTGCGGTTTATACTATAGTTGTGATATCTACTTTGGCTGATAACTTCATCAAGCCTTTGATAATTAAATTTATAAGCCGCAAATTAATCGGTGATGAGACTAGGATAAATGAGCTTTTAATCTTTTTTTCTATGATGGCTGGGCTATCTAGCTTTGGATTTTGGGGGATTGTGTTGGGTCCTGCGATTTTAACGCTTTTTATAGCTTCTTTTAGGGTTTATGCGAAAAGATGA
- a CDS encoding shikimate kinase — MRQTYKNIILIGFMGVGKGSVARVLARKMRVFAIDCDDLIESFANKKIIKIFEEDGEAEFRKIEKNLAKFLEKSVNGAVISTGGGFYKVKNLNKIGTVIYLKSSFDKIMERILNAPNAEKKIAKRPLLSDLAKAKALHKERDEAYTKKADLIVNVEGKTPEQVATKIIKLLNKKYLKG; from the coding sequence ATGAGACAGACATATAAAAATATAATTTTAATTGGATTTATGGGCGTTGGCAAGGGTAGCGTAGCTAGAGTTTTAGCTCGTAAAATGAGAGTTTTTGCCATTGATTGTGATGACTTGATAGAGAGTTTTGCCAATAAAAAGATTATTAAAATTTTTGAAGAAGATGGTGAGGCTGAGTTTAGAAAGATAGAGAAAAATTTAGCCAAATTTTTAGAAAAATCTGTAAATGGTGCTGTGATATCTACTGGTGGTGGGTTTTATAAGGTTAAAAATTTAAACAAAATAGGCACGGTAATCTACCTAAAATCAAGTTTTGATAAGATAATGGAGCGTATCTTAAATGCACCAAACGCAGAGAAAAAAATAGCCAAAAGACCACTTTTAAGCGATCTAGCTAAGGCTAAGGCTTTACATAAAGAAAGAGATGAAGCATATACCAAAAAGGCTGATTTAATCGTAAATGTGGAGGGTAAAACTCCTGAACAAGTAGCTACAAAAATTATAAAATTGCTAAATAAAAAGTATCTAAAAGGATAA
- a CDS encoding phosphorelay protein, whose translation MMGLLKELEANYDLDTIEDYLTHFNMMNASLDKLIVNLNRDDKFQSNSLELNRIFHNIKTASQYLELSPIAKLSAIAEDITDRLKSNRTTGVKASNELIDWLLLVADQLQGYLDDIENDEIYLRILNPKIIAIPNEIFN comes from the coding sequence ATGATGGGTTTGTTAAAAGAGCTAGAGGCAAATTACGATTTAGATACTATTGAGGATTATCTCACCCACTTTAATATGATGAACGCAAGCCTTGATAAACTCATTGTAAATTTAAATCGTGATGATAAATTTCAATCTAATAGCCTTGAATTAAATAGAATTTTTCACAATATCAAAACCGCAAGTCAATATCTAGAGCTTAGCCCCATTGCCAAATTAAGCGCAATTGCTGAAGATATCACAGATAGATTAAAATCCAATCGCACCACTGGCGTTAAGGCTTCAAATGAGCTTATAGATTGGCTACTTTTGGTAGCTGATCAACTCCAAGGTTATTTAGATGATATCGAAAATGACGAGATCTATCTAAGGATATTAAATCCCAAAATCATCGCTATCCCTAATGAGATATTTAATTAA
- the ruvB gene encoding Holliday junction branch migration DNA helicase RuvB — protein sequence MDRIVEIERVSFDAEYEVSLRPSNFDEYIGQDKIKANLEVFIAAAKKRGECLDHALFYGPPGLGKTTLAHIIASKMNANIKITSAPMIEKSGDLAAILTNLEEGDVLFIDEIHRLSPAIEEVLYSAMEDFRLDIIIGSGPAAQTIKIDIPKFTLIGATTRAGMISAPLRDRFGMQFRLQFYNADELAQIISLAANKLGKLASKEASLEIARRSRGTPRIALRLLRRIRDFAEVADESKISHERAKIALDSLGVNELGFDEMDLKYLNILAYSTRALGLSTIAAALSEDEGTIEDVIEPYLLSNGYIQRTAKGRILSDQTYKIFGKNPPKHMINEADKGLFDE from the coding sequence TTGGATAGAATTGTAGAGATTGAGAGAGTTAGCTTTGATGCTGAATATGAAGTGAGCTTAAGGCCTTCAAATTTTGATGAGTATATCGGTCAAGATAAGATTAAAGCGAATTTAGAGGTTTTTATCGCAGCGGCTAAAAAGCGTGGTGAGTGTCTAGATCACGCCTTGTTTTATGGGCCACCAGGACTTGGCAAGACAACTTTGGCTCATATAATTGCTTCTAAGATGAACGCAAATATTAAGATAACATCAGCGCCAATGATAGAAAAAAGTGGAGATTTAGCAGCGATTTTGACAAATTTAGAAGAGGGTGATGTGCTATTTATAGATGAAATTCACCGCCTAAGTCCAGCTATTGAAGAGGTGCTTTACTCGGCTATGGAGGATTTTCGCTTGGATATTATCATAGGTAGTGGGCCAGCGGCTCAAACTATTAAGATAGATATACCTAAATTTACGCTAATAGGCGCTACAACTAGAGCGGGGATGATCTCAGCTCCACTTCGTGATCGCTTTGGGATGCAATTTAGATTACAATTTTATAACGCTGATGAGTTGGCTCAAATCATCTCTTTAGCGGCTAATAAACTAGGTAAATTGGCTAGTAAAGAGGCTAGTTTAGAGATAGCAAGGCGTAGTCGTGGGACGCCTAGAATCGCTCTTAGGTTGCTTAGGCGAATTCGTGATTTTGCTGAAGTTGCTGATGAGAGCAAAATTAGCCACGAAAGAGCTAAAATAGCGCTTGATAGCTTAGGGGTAAATGAGCTTGGATTTGATGAGATGGATCTGAAATATCTAAATATTTTAGCTTATTCTACTCGTGCGCTTGGGCTTTCTACTATAGCGGCAGCACTAAGCGAAGATGAGGGAACCATAGAGGATGTTATAGAGCCGTATCTACTAAGTAATGGATATATCCAAAGGACAGCTAAAGGTAGAATTCTAAGCGATCAAACTTATAAAATTTTTGGTAAAAATCCGCCTAAGCATATGATAAATGAAGCTGATAAGGGGCTTTTTGATGAGTGA
- the panB gene encoding 3-methyl-2-oxobutanoate hydroxymethyltransferase, whose translation MKKIKITDLIAKKNREKIVMITAYDALFARLFDDYADMILVGDSLNMSFGGANETLGISVDEMIYHARAVQRGAKRAFLVVDMPFGSTITPEISLKNAVKIYKNTLCDAVKIEGSKEIAPTIKLLDQNGIAVIAHIGLKPQLSRQEGGYRVAGKDDKEAKSILEDALALESAGAKMVLIEGVPSDLAKEITKALKVPTIGIGAGASCDGQVLVWSDAFGFYNEFRPKFVKRYMDGANLIREAMKNYADEVRNIKFPSSQYEYTK comes from the coding sequence GTGAAAAAAATAAAAATCACTGATTTAATCGCTAAGAAAAATAGAGAAAAAATCGTTATGATAACAGCCTATGATGCTTTGTTTGCTCGTCTTTTTGATGATTATGCTGATATGATTTTAGTAGGCGATAGCTTAAATATGAGTTTTGGCGGTGCTAATGAGACCTTGGGGATAAGTGTTGATGAGATGATATATCACGCAAGAGCCGTTCAAAGGGGTGCTAAAAGAGCGTTTTTGGTTGTGGATATGCCTTTTGGCTCTACTATCACGCCAGAAATTAGTTTGAAAAATGCTGTGAAAATTTACAAAAATACCCTTTGCGATGCCGTAAAAATAGAAGGCTCAAAAGAGATAGCGCCTACAATAAAATTACTAGATCAAAATGGAATCGCTGTGATCGCTCACATAGGTTTAAAGCCTCAACTCTCACGCCAAGAAGGGGGATATAGAGTTGCTGGCAAGGATGATAAAGAGGCAAAATCCATCCTTGAAGATGCTTTGGCCTTAGAGTCTGCTGGGGCGAAAATGGTCTTAATAGAAGGCGTCCCAAGTGATCTAGCCAAAGAGATAACAAAAGCTCTTAAAGTGCCTACTATCGGGATTGGGGCTGGTGCTAGCTGTGATGGGCAGGTGCTTGTGTGGAGTGATGCGTTTGGGTTTTATAATGAGTTTAGGCCTAAATTTGTCAAAAGATATATGGATGGGGCGAATTTGATTCGTGAAGCGATGAAAAATTACGCTGATGAAGTAAGAAATATTAAATTCCCAAGTAGTCAATATGAATATACCAAATAG